A genomic segment from Agelaius phoeniceus isolate bAgePho1 chromosome 2, bAgePho1.hap1, whole genome shotgun sequence encodes:
- the PLEKHB1 gene encoding pleckstrin homology domain-containing family B member 1 isoform X2, translating into MALVKSGWLWRQSSILRRWKRNWFVLYLDGSLVYYHDETQRDMDGRIHIKYSCRDVRIGRECKDVQPPEGRSRECLLTVVLRDGSKTTLCAESEDDAVAWKMAVLEAKSTPVHVYDPYDDDYYQTVPLDSHQAAYISSGHYGPQYGAPGVTHVIVREDPYRVSGDQMALGLLAGAATGAALGSFMWMPCWF; encoded by the exons ATGGCGCTGGTGAAGAGCGGTTGGCTTTGGCGCCAGA GCTCCATCCTGCGCCGCTGGAAGAGGAACTGGTTCGTGCTCTACCTGGATGGCAGCCTGGTTTACTACCACGATGAGACGCAGCGGGACATGGACGGCCGGATCCACATCAAGTACAGCTGCCGGGACGTGCGGATCGGCCGCGAGTGCAAAG ACGTGCAGCCGCCCGAGGGGAGGAGCCGGGAGTGCCTGCTGACCGTGGTGCTGCGGGACGGCTCCAAGACCACGCTGTGCGCCGAGAGTGAGGATGACGCCGT TGCTTGGAAGATGGCCGTGCTGGAGGCTAAATCCACCCCG GTGCACGTGTACGACCCCTACGACGACGACTACTACCAGACGGTGCCCCTGGACTCCCACCAGGCTGCCTACATCAGCTCTGGCCACTACGGCCCCCAGTACGGAG ctcccggGGTGACCCACGTCATCGTGCGCGAGGATCCCTACCGCGTCTCCGGGGACCAgatggccctggggctgctggccgGGGCCGCCACCGGCGCCGCCCTGGGCTCCTTCATGTGGATGCCCTGCTGGTTTTAG
- the PLEKHB1 gene encoding pleckstrin homology domain-containing family B member 1 isoform X1 — MALVKSGWLWRQSSILRRWKRNWFVLYLDGSLVYYHDETQRDMDGRIHIKYSCRDVRIGRECKDVQPPEGRSRECLLTVVLRDGSKTTLCAESEDDAVAWKMAVLEAKSTPVHVYDPYDDDYYQTVPLDSHQAAYISSGHYGPQYGAAPGVTHVIVREDPYRVSGDQMALGLLAGAATGAALGSFMWMPCWF, encoded by the exons ATGGCGCTGGTGAAGAGCGGTTGGCTTTGGCGCCAGA GCTCCATCCTGCGCCGCTGGAAGAGGAACTGGTTCGTGCTCTACCTGGATGGCAGCCTGGTTTACTACCACGATGAGACGCAGCGGGACATGGACGGCCGGATCCACATCAAGTACAGCTGCCGGGACGTGCGGATCGGCCGCGAGTGCAAAG ACGTGCAGCCGCCCGAGGGGAGGAGCCGGGAGTGCCTGCTGACCGTGGTGCTGCGGGACGGCTCCAAGACCACGCTGTGCGCCGAGAGTGAGGATGACGCCGT TGCTTGGAAGATGGCCGTGCTGGAGGCTAAATCCACCCCG GTGCACGTGTACGACCCCTACGACGACGACTACTACCAGACGGTGCCCCTGGACTCCCACCAGGCTGCCTACATCAGCTCTGGCCACTACGGCCCCCAGTACGGAG cagctcccggGGTGACCCACGTCATCGTGCGCGAGGATCCCTACCGCGTCTCCGGGGACCAgatggccctggggctgctggccgGGGCCGCCACCGGCGCCGCCCTGGGCTCCTTCATGTGGATGCCCTGCTGGTTTTAG